The following proteins are encoded in a genomic region of Tenebrio molitor chromosome 7, icTenMoli1.1, whole genome shotgun sequence:
- the LOC138136018 gene encoding methionyl-tRNA formyltransferase, mitochondrial codes for MGLSKFISCLIKNKVQLLYSRHFSEFPRKPPWKILFFGTDEFSLFTLKLLTQEYRKGTLLNKLEVVTTIKGKANPVKLYSEEQKLPLHKWPPKCVSGQFDVGLVVSFGHLIPRNIIEQFEFGMLNVHASLLPRWRGAAPIIYAIANGDRKTGITIMKISPDKFDVGDIINQESVEIHPNMKMRELYTTLGKLGANSLINTLETLPHSLCTAKPQPSDGVTYAPKVNASLACVKWDKMTSHQVYNLERALDGVFHLQTSWNGTPVKLMNINKHGSDSKKYDKVHPGFVDYDKQRKVLKILCSDFQFITVKKVGVLGKRVMTSGDFHNGYVKKEAPDCRYFQ; via the exons ATGGGTTTAAGCAAGTTTATCtcttgtttaattaaaaataaagtacaATTACTGTATAGCCGGCATTTCAGTGAATTTCCTAGAAAACCGCCTTGGAAGATATTATTTTTTGGAACTGACGAGTTTTCGCTTTTTACATTAAAACTTTTAACACAAGAATA TAGGAAAGGCACTTTACTAAATAAATTAGAAGTTGTAACTACAATTAAAGGTAAAGCAAATCCTGTAAAATTGTATTCAGAGGAACAAAAGTTGCCATTACATAAGTGGCCCCCAAAGTGCGTAAGTGGACAGTTCGATGTAGGATTAGTTGTATCATTTGGACACTTGATACCAAGAAATATCATAGAACAATTTGAATT tggaATGTTGAACGTGCACGCCAGTCTTTTACCACGATGGCGCGGGGCAGCCCCAATTATTTACGCTATAGCAAATGGTGACAGAAAAACGGGAATCACAATAATGAAAATCAGTCCCGACAAGTTTGATGTAGGAGATATTATTAATCAAGAATCAGTTGAAATTCACCCCAATATGAAAATGAGGGAACTGTACACGACTCTAGGAAAATTAGGAGCCAACAGTTTAATCAACACTTTAGAAACTTTACCTCATAGCCTTTGTACAGCTAAACCACAACCTTCAGATGGTGTTACTTATG cCCCAAAAGTGAATGCAAGTCTTGCATGTGTTAAATGGGATAAGATGACTTCACACCAGGTGTACAACTTGGAACGCGCTTTGGATGGGGTTTTTCATCTTCAAACTAGCTGGAATGGTACTCCAGTGAAGTTAATGAATATAAATAAACATGGATCAGacagtaaaaaatatgacaaagTCCATCCAGGCTTTGTTGACTATGATAAACAAAGGAAAGTTCTAAAGATTTTGTGTTCAGATTTCCAATTTATTACAGTTAAGAAAGTAGGTGTTCTTGGAAAAAGAGTTATGACGTCAGGGGACTTCCATAACGGGTATGTTAAAAAGGAGGCACCTGACTGTAGGTATTTCCAATaa